A stretch of the Epinephelus fuscoguttatus linkage group LG2, E.fuscoguttatus.final_Chr_v1 genome encodes the following:
- the ddx28 gene encoding probable ATP-dependent RNA helicase DDX28, translating into MHSVKVGYLASAASRALCSSVHSREYIKMSAVSHVYCSVSQTRFCRTAATPEETVIRIPRYMQKRIESVKQTRGKNKISTVKAGKLLIQCKNPVLNQSAGYTLGKFEQPVLCSKGWKHNKSFGDYFSINNIKTVAPFVTQSQDEDAEQKAPVTFSNLRICKELVEALDSINITHPTTVQLKTIPKVMKGYNIICAGETGSGKTLSYLLPVVHRLQAEKEHEMNAEGKHKIRAVVLVPSRELAEQVAAVSRTLCAPLGFVTRTVGGGRGVGHIKAIFKRDQPDILVATPGALVKALRRRYLDFSELCFFVVDEADTMFDPSFSDMLEDILLHTNIASNPKETQGPGHKAQLLVVGATFPGGVGEVLSQVTDLGSMVVIRSKMLHFLMPHVKQTFLKVKGADKVLELHQALKLLQQDKGGGAALVFCNKSATVNWLGYSLEEMGVPHARLQGEMPAAVRAGIFHSFQKGLVDVLICTDIASRGLDTSRVRLVVNYDSPESPTDYIHRAGRVGRAGGVEDGEVLSFVTHPWDVELVQKIETAARRRTSLPGMESDIREPKPKVAEAEE; encoded by the coding sequence ATGCACTCCGTGAAGGTCGGCTATTTAGCTTCGGCTGCGTCGCGAGCTCTGTGCTCAAGTGTTCACTCTCGTGAGTATATTAAAATGTCGGCTGTGTCTCATGTTTATTGCTCTGTTAGTCAGACTCGCTTTTGTAGGACAGCAGCCACGCCGGAAGAGACAGTTATCCGTATCCCTCGCTACATGCAGAAGCGCATTGAAAGTGTGAAACAGACTCGAGGCAAAAACAAGATCAGCACCGTCAAAGCCGGAAAGCTCCTGATCCAGTGCAAGAACCCAGTCCTGAACCAGTCTGCTGGATACACCCTTGGGAAGTTCGAGCAGCCCGTTTTGTGCTCCAAaggatggaaacacaacaaatcaTTCGGTGACTATTTCTCCATCAACAACATCAAGACTGTTGCACCTTTCGTCACTCAAAGTCAGGATGAGGACGCTGAGCAGAAGGCACCGGTGACGTTCAGTAACCTTCGCATCTGTAAGGAGCTGGTGGAGGCTTTGGACAGTATCAACATTACACACCCCACCACTGTACAGCTGAAGACCATCCCAAAGGTTATGAAAGGTTACAACATTATTTGTGCTGGTGAGACGGGCAGTGGGAAAACACTGAGTTACCTCCTGCCTGTTGTTCACAGGCTGCAGGCTGAGAAGGAGCATGAGATGAATGCTGAGGGCAAACACAAGATCCGTGCTGTGGTTCTGGTTCCTTCCAGAGAGCTAGCTGAGCAAGTGGCCGCTGTGTCCAGGACTCTGTGTGCTCCATTAGGCTTCGTAACAAGGACTGTGGGTGGTGGGCGAGGTGTAGGACACATCAAGGCTATCTTCAAGAGGGATCAACCGGATATTTTAGTAGCCACACCAGGTGCTCTTGTCAAGGCCCTGAGGAGACGCTACCTGGACTTCAGTGAGCTGTGCTTCTTCGTGGTCGATGAAGCTGACACCATGTTCGACCCCAGCTTTTCTGACATGCTGGAGGACATCCTGCTCCACACAAACATTGCTAGTAATCCCAAGGAAACACAAGGCCCAGGCCATAAAGCCCAGCTGCTGGTGGTGGGAGCCACCTTCCCCGGGGGTGTCGGGGAGGTGCTGAGCCAGGTGACAGATCTTGGCAGCATGGTGGTTATCAGAAGCAAAATGCTGCACTTCCTCATGCCACATGTCAAGCAGACATTCTTGAAGGTAAAGGGCGCTGACAAGGTCCTGGAGCTCCACCAAGCCCTGAAGCTGCTCCAACAGGATAAAGGAGGGGGTGCTGCTCTGGTATTCTGCAACAAGTCTGCCACCGTCAACTGGCTGGGGTACTCGCTGGAAGAGATGGGGGTGCCGCACGCACGTCTGCAAGGAGAGATGCCCGCTGCTGTGCGTGCAGGAATCTTCCACTCCTTCCAGAAGGGCCTGGTGGATGTGCTGATATGCACGGACATTGCTTCACGTGGCCTGGACACATCCAGAGTGCGCCTGGTTGTCAACTACGACTCCCCAGAATCCCCCACAGACTACATCCACAGGGCAGGGAGAGTGGGGAGAGCAGGTGGGGTGGAGGATGGGGAGGTGCTCAGCTTTGTCACGCATCCGTGGGATGTGGAGCTGGTGCAGAAGATTGAGACCGCTGCACGTAGGAGAACTAGTTTGCCAGGGATGGAGTCTGATATACGTGAGCCAAAACCAAAAGTAGCAGAGGCAGAGGAGTAG